Proteins from one Caulobacter sp. 73W genomic window:
- the ileS gene encoding isoleucine--tRNA ligase, giving the protein MADDANQTPGRDYRETVFLPETPFPMRGGLPQKEPQILADWGDLYSAMRKARQDAKSPLFVLHDGPPYANGPIHIGHSLNKILKDFVVRSRFALGFDVDYVPGWDCHGLPIEWKIEEEFRAKGRRKDEIPAAEFRSRCREYAAEWIDAQRDEFKRLGVLGDWEGRYATMDFTTEAKITSEFHKFLMSGQLYRGSKPVMWSPVERTALADAEVEYHDHVSPMVWVKFPVVEGSDVARSAKLVIWTTTPWTIPANRAVSYNPDIAYAAFEVETLETGLDFEPWAKPGDRLIVAEKLAEDVFKAAKIASWKKVEAIDCEGMVLAHPLADLDSHYGFAVPLLAGDHVTDDAGTGFVHTAPGHGQEDYQVWLAHGHREIPETVDPDGAYYPSVALFSGLKVLETEGKKAGKFGPANGAVIEKLIEAGNLLARGRLEHSYPHSWRSKAPVIYRNTPQWFIRMDHEGEDGTLRDKALAAIDATTFHPAQGRNRIRGMVETRPDWLISRQRNWGTPLAMFVDKETGEPLHDPEVNQRIIDAMKAEGADAWFTRPVTDFLGAHDPARYEKIEDILDVWFDSGCTHAFTIEGRADSKWPADLYLEGSDQHRGWFQSSLLEGCGTRGRAPYDAVLTHGFTLDENGEKMSKSKGNTVAPQAVIKESGAEILRLWVASVDYADDQRIGKQILQGVADAYRKLRNTVRYLLGALAGFDDAERLPLAEMPPLESYILHRLHELDGQVRAAYAEYRFSDVLRPIAEFCAQDLSAFYFDIRKDALYCDAPDSVRRRACRTVMDLVFERLTIWLAPLTPFTMEEAWTTRFPDAGSNCLRVIPATPAEWKNDAEAARWAKVELVTRAVTGALEIERREKRIGSALEAAPVVHVADPELLAAFEGLDAAEIFRTSQATLVAGEGPADAFRSEDVKAVAVEPILAQGAKCARSWRVLPEVGTDSRYPDLSLRDADAVAAWDAKKGDASHG; this is encoded by the coding sequence ATGGCCGACGACGCCAACCAGACCCCGGGCCGCGACTATCGCGAGACCGTCTTCCTGCCCGAGACCCCGTTCCCCATGCGCGGGGGCCTTCCTCAGAAGGAACCGCAGATCCTCGCCGACTGGGGCGATCTGTACTCCGCCATGCGCAAGGCGCGGCAGGACGCCAAGTCCCCGCTGTTCGTGCTGCATGACGGCCCGCCCTATGCGAACGGCCCGATCCACATCGGCCACTCGCTGAACAAGATCCTCAAGGACTTCGTCGTCCGCTCGCGCTTTGCCCTGGGCTTCGACGTCGATTACGTGCCGGGCTGGGACTGCCACGGCCTGCCGATCGAGTGGAAGATCGAGGAAGAGTTCCGCGCCAAGGGCCGCCGCAAGGACGAGATCCCCGCCGCCGAATTCCGCTCGCGCTGCCGCGAATACGCCGCCGAATGGATCGACGCCCAGCGCGACGAGTTCAAGCGCCTCGGCGTCCTGGGCGACTGGGAAGGACGATACGCCACGATGGACTTCACCACCGAGGCGAAGATCACCAGCGAGTTCCACAAGTTCCTGATGAGCGGCCAGCTCTACCGCGGCTCCAAGCCGGTGATGTGGAGCCCGGTCGAGCGCACCGCCCTGGCCGACGCCGAGGTCGAGTACCACGACCACGTCTCGCCCATGGTCTGGGTGAAATTCCCGGTGGTCGAAGGTTCCGACGTGGCCCGCAGCGCCAAGCTGGTGATCTGGACCACCACGCCCTGGACCATCCCGGCCAACCGCGCCGTCAGCTACAACCCCGACATCGCCTATGCGGCGTTCGAGGTGGAGACGCTGGAGACCGGCCTCGACTTCGAGCCCTGGGCCAAGCCGGGCGACCGCCTGATCGTCGCCGAGAAGCTGGCCGAGGACGTGTTCAAGGCCGCCAAGATCGCCTCGTGGAAGAAGGTCGAGGCCATCGACTGCGAAGGCATGGTCCTGGCCCACCCGCTGGCCGACCTGGACAGCCACTATGGCTTCGCCGTGCCGCTGCTGGCCGGCGACCACGTCACCGACGACGCCGGTACGGGCTTCGTCCACACCGCCCCCGGCCACGGCCAGGAAGACTATCAGGTCTGGCTGGCCCACGGGCACCGCGAGATCCCCGAGACCGTCGATCCGGACGGCGCCTACTATCCGTCCGTCGCCCTGTTCTCCGGCCTGAAGGTGCTGGAGACCGAAGGCAAGAAGGCCGGCAAGTTCGGCCCCGCCAACGGCGCGGTCATTGAAAAGCTGATCGAGGCGGGCAACCTGCTGGCCCGCGGCCGGCTGGAGCACTCCTATCCGCACAGCTGGCGCTCCAAGGCGCCGGTGATCTATCGCAACACCCCCCAATGGTTCATCCGCATGGACCACGAGGGCGAGGACGGAACCCTGCGCGACAAGGCCCTGGCGGCCATCGACGCCACCACCTTCCACCCCGCCCAGGGCCGCAACCGCATCCGCGGCATGGTCGAGACGCGCCCGGACTGGCTGATCAGCCGCCAGCGCAACTGGGGCACGCCGCTCGCCATGTTCGTCGACAAGGAGACGGGCGAACCGCTGCACGACCCCGAGGTCAACCAGCGAATCATCGACGCGATGAAGGCCGAGGGCGCCGACGCCTGGTTCACCCGCCCGGTGACCGACTTCCTCGGCGCGCACGATCCGGCTCGCTACGAGAAGATCGAGGACATCCTCGACGTCTGGTTCGACAGCGGCTGCACCCACGCCTTCACCATCGAGGGCCGCGCCGACTCCAAGTGGCCCGCCGACCTCTATCTGGAAGGCTCGGACCAGCATCGCGGCTGGTTCCAGTCGTCCCTGCTGGAGGGCTGCGGCACCCGCGGCCGCGCGCCGTATGACGCTGTCCTGACCCACGGCTTCACGCTCGACGAGAACGGCGAGAAGATGTCGAAGTCCAAGGGCAACACGGTCGCCCCGCAGGCGGTCATCAAGGAAAGCGGCGCCGAGATCCTGCGCCTGTGGGTCGCCTCGGTGGACTACGCCGACGACCAGCGCATCGGAAAGCAGATCCTGCAGGGCGTCGCCGACGCCTATCGCAAGCTGCGCAACACCGTCCGCTACCTGCTGGGCGCCCTGGCCGGCTTCGACGACGCCGAGCGCCTGCCGCTGGCCGAAATGCCGCCGCTGGAAAGCTACATCCTGCACCGCCTGCACGAGCTGGACGGCCAGGTGCGCGCCGCCTACGCCGAGTACCGGTTCAGCGACGTCCTGCGCCCGATCGCCGAGTTCTGCGCCCAGGACCTGTCGGCCTTCTACTTCGACATCCGCAAGGACGCGCTCTACTGCGACGCGCCCGACAGCGTCCGCCGCCGCGCCTGCCGCACGGTGATGGACCTGGTGTTCGAGCGCCTGACCATCTGGCTGGCCCCACTGACGCCGTTCACGATGGAAGAAGCCTGGACCACCCGCTTCCCCGACGCCGGCTCCAACTGCCTGCGCGTCATCCCGGCCACCCCGGCCGAGTGGAAGAACGACGCCGAGGCCGCCCGCTGGGCCAAGGTCGAGCTGGTCACCCGCGCCGTCACCGGCGCCCTGGAGATCGAGCGCCGTGAAAAGCGCATCGGTTCGGCCCTGGAAGCCGCGCCGGTCGTCCACGTCGCCGACCCCGAGCTGCTGGCCGCCTTCGAAGGCCTGGACGCCGCGGAGATCTTCCGCACCAGCCAGGCGACCCTGGTCGCGGGCGAAGGTCCGGCTGACGCCTTCCGCTCGGAAGACGTGAAGGCCGTGGCGGTCGAACCGATCCTGGCGCAGGGCGCCAAGTGCGCCCGCTCCTGGCGCGTCCTGCCGGAAGTCGGCACGGACTCGCGCTACCCCGACCTTTCGCTGCGGGACGCTGACGCGGTCGCCGCCTGGGACGCCAAGAAGGGCGATGCTTCGCATGGCTAA
- the lspA gene encoding signal peptidase II gives MAKLHITRMGWTAYAIAAGVIVADQAVKHWILNIFDLPLRGSVPVAGPFHLTMVWNQGVSFGLLQAGHDLARWALAGFSLAVAFFLAGWARKTERPLLATALGLVIGGALGNLIDRVRFAAVADFLDFSRLYFPWVFNIADAGITVGVILLLADSLFGDSARK, from the coding sequence ATGGCTAAGCTGCACATCACCCGCATGGGCTGGACCGCCTACGCCATCGCGGCGGGGGTCATCGTCGCCGACCAGGCGGTGAAGCACTGGATCCTCAACATCTTCGACCTGCCCCTGCGTGGGTCGGTGCCGGTGGCGGGTCCCTTCCACCTCACCATGGTGTGGAATCAGGGCGTCAGCTTCGGCCTGCTGCAGGCCGGGCACGACCTGGCCCGCTGGGCCCTGGCCGGCTTCTCCCTGGCGGTGGCCTTCTTCCTGGCCGGCTGGGCGCGCAAGACCGAGCGTCCGCTGCTGGCCACGGCGCTCGGCCTGGTCATCGGCGGGGCCCTGGGCAACCTGATAGACCGCGTGCGCTTCGCCGCGGTCGCCGACTTCCTGGACTTCTCGCGGCTCTATTTCCCGTGGGTGTTCAACATCGCCGACGCCGGCATCACCGTGGGGGTGATCCTGCTGCTGGCCGACAGTCTCTTCGGCGATTCCGCACGCAAATAG
- a CDS encoding DUF3035 domain-containing protein: MSLNRVVATFAILGAATLGAGLAGCQSASKALGMSKVTPDEFRVVTKAPLVLPPDFSLRPPAPGQPRAAELAPDSAARAQLQGQAAAADRSQGENILVARAGGGTADPLIRFVVDDENGEIAHKDKGFADRVMFWRKDKPAGGDAATAGQSAPVVDAEAEEQRLKALTGGKAVVISRGKGGIKLPGL, from the coding sequence ATGAGTTTGAACCGCGTCGTCGCCACCTTCGCCATCCTGGGAGCCGCTACCCTCGGCGCCGGCCTGGCCGGCTGCCAGAGCGCCTCCAAGGCCCTGGGCATGTCGAAGGTCACCCCCGATGAGTTCCGCGTCGTCACCAAGGCGCCGCTGGTCCTTCCGCCCGACTTCTCCCTGCGTCCGCCCGCACCGGGCCAACCGCGCGCCGCCGAACTGGCGCCGGACAGCGCCGCCCGCGCCCAGCTTCAGGGCCAGGCCGCCGCGGCTGACCGCTCGCAGGGCGAGAACATCCTCGTGGCCCGCGCCGGCGGCGGCACGGCCGACCCGCTGATCCGCTTCGTCGTCGACGACGAGAACGGCGAGATCGCTCACAAGGACAAGGGCTTCGCCGACCGCGTCATGTTCTGGCGCAAGGACAAGCCGGCCGGGGGCGACGCCGCCACCGCCGGCCAGTCCGCGCCGGTCGTCGACGCAGAAGCTGAAGAGCAACGCCTGAAAGCCCTCACGGGCGGCAAGGCGGTGGTGATCTCCCGCGGCAAGGGCGGGATCAAGCTGCCGGGCCTGTAA
- a CDS encoding S10 family peptidase — protein sequence MRRTTLTALATILMLGAASTAVAQDKPEAKAEKPAAASEGWVKASAEERTASIFNTINVGGKALRYKATAGTLTVRNDDGKPTGSLFYVAYTAGDKPDPKRPVTFLFNGGPGSSSLWLHMGSFGPQWIKPGDPEVMKPGPFSLEANPYNLMGESDLVFIDMMNAGYSRPLGDTPAKAFYGVDQDVDAFSRAIQRYVTINGRWSSPKFIFGESYGTLRAGALANKLQESGMALNGVILLSSIMNYGVRQPGYDQNHLTLFPTYAATAWYHNRVQNRPADLATFVQQAREFTSGRYAAALAKGDTISAEEKTAVANEMSKFIGISPQFILNSNLRVDLGRFRKELLRDQRLTVGRLDSRYRGVDVDAGGAAPEGDIANDAITGAYGGMVRDYVNNTIGYKTDLDYRLSARDAGGFDWDWKHRAPGQGFGPQTTPNTAVDLSLAMRSNPHLKVLALNGYYDMATPFYGLEYDVSHMMLEPAQRKNVELTYYPSGHMIYLNPEAMKTMHDDVVRWYRQTAR from the coding sequence ATGCGCCGAACCACGCTTACCGCCCTCGCCACCATCCTGATGCTCGGGGCGGCCTCGACCGCCGTCGCCCAGGACAAGCCGGAAGCCAAGGCTGAAAAGCCTGCCGCCGCTTCCGAAGGCTGGGTGAAGGCCTCCGCCGAAGAGCGGACCGCCTCGATCTTCAACACCATCAACGTCGGCGGCAAGGCCCTGCGCTACAAGGCCACGGCCGGCACGCTGACCGTGCGCAACGACGACGGCAAGCCGACCGGCAGCCTGTTCTACGTGGCCTATACCGCTGGCGATAAGCCGGATCCCAAGCGCCCCGTCACCTTCCTGTTCAACGGCGGCCCGGGCTCGTCCTCGCTGTGGCTGCACATGGGCTCGTTCGGCCCGCAGTGGATCAAGCCGGGCGATCCGGAAGTGATGAAGCCGGGCCCGTTCTCGCTCGAGGCCAACCCCTACAACCTGATGGGTGAAAGCGACCTGGTGTTCATCGACATGATGAACGCCGGCTATTCGCGTCCCCTGGGCGACACCCCGGCCAAGGCCTTCTACGGCGTCGATCAGGACGTGGACGCCTTCTCGCGCGCCATCCAGCGCTATGTGACGATCAACGGCCGCTGGTCCTCCCCGAAGTTCATCTTCGGCGAAAGCTACGGCACGCTGCGCGCCGGCGCCCTGGCCAACAAGCTGCAGGAAAGCGGCATGGCCCTGAACGGCGTCATCCTGCTGTCCTCGATCATGAACTACGGCGTGCGTCAGCCGGGCTACGATCAGAACCACCTGACCTTGTTCCCGACCTACGCGGCGACGGCCTGGTATCACAACCGCGTCCAGAACCGCCCGGCCGACCTGGCGACCTTCGTCCAGCAGGCCCGCGAGTTCACCAGCGGCCGCTACGCCGCCGCCCTGGCCAAGGGCGACACCATCTCCGCCGAGGAGAAGACCGCCGTCGCCAACGAGATGTCGAAGTTCATCGGCATCTCGCCGCAGTTCATCCTGAACAGCAACCTGCGCGTCGATCTGGGCCGCTTCCGCAAGGAGCTGCTGCGTGACCAACGCCTGACGGTCGGCCGCCTCGACAGCCGCTATCGCGGCGTGGACGTGGACGCCGGCGGCGCCGCTCCCGAGGGCGACATCGCCAACGACGCCATCACCGGCGCCTACGGCGGCATGGTGCGCGACTACGTCAACAACACCATCGGCTACAAGACCGACCTCGACTACCGCCTGTCGGCGCGTGACGCGGGCGGCTTCGACTGGGACTGGAAGCACCGCGCTCCGGGTCAGGGCTTCGGCCCCCAGACCACCCCGAACACCGCCGTCGATCTGTCGCTGGCCATGCGCAGCAACCCGCACCTGAAGGTGCTGGCGCTGAACGGCTATTACGACATGGCCACGCCGTTCTACGGCCTGGAGTACGACGTCTCGCACATGATGCTGGAGCCGGCTCAGCGTAAGAACGTCGAGCTGACCTACTACCCGTCGGGTCACATGATCTATCTGAACCCAGAAGCCATGAAGACCATGCATGACGACGTCGTGCGCTGGTACCGCCAGACGGCCCGCTAA
- the mutL gene encoding DNA mismatch repair endonuclease MutL produces MPIRRLPPETVNRIAAGEVVERPASAIKELVENALDAGSTRVEIEAHGGGLTRILVADDGCGLSPDELLLAVERHATSKLSPQEDGTWDLLRIATLGFRGEALPSIGSVARLSISSRAKGASDAHSLLVEGGAMGAVSPAAFPGPHGARVEVRDLFYATPARLKFMKSERAEAMAIAEEIKRQAMAHEAVGFTLDLDGKRVLRLSAEHPGPDGRLARLAAVLGRDFQDNAILIDQEREGVRLTGFAGLPTYSRGNAAHQYLFVNGRPVRDRLLQGALRAAYADYLARDRHPTAALYLELDPTQVDVNVHPAKAEVRFRDPALVRGLLIGALRHSLAAAGHRASTTVAAAALGGFRPQSGPPSYAPSPAGFSAWGAGGWTPSPQPTAQILPGLTQVSARVETSFGEVLKQAVAYADQPAPPSQPGHVDLIDHPLGAARAQLHETYVVAQTRDGIVIVDQHAAHERLVYERMKVEMAGGGVTRQALLLPEVVELDPAEAERVVAKADELAEMGLIVEGFGPGAVLVRETPALLGETDAGALIRDIADDLSENGQALALKERMAEVCGTMACHGSIRAGRRLTGEEMNALLRQMEATPHSGQCNHGRPTYVELKLADIERLFGRR; encoded by the coding sequence ATGCCCATCCGCCGCCTCCCGCCCGAGACCGTCAACCGCATCGCCGCCGGCGAGGTGGTCGAACGCCCGGCCAGCGCCATCAAGGAGCTGGTCGAGAACGCCCTGGACGCCGGCTCCACCCGCGTGGAGATCGAGGCCCACGGCGGCGGCCTGACCCGCATCCTGGTGGCCGACGACGGCTGCGGCCTGTCGCCTGACGAACTGCTGCTGGCGGTGGAGCGTCACGCCACCTCCAAGCTGTCGCCGCAGGAAGACGGCACCTGGGACCTGCTGCGCATCGCCACCCTGGGCTTCCGGGGCGAGGCCCTGCCTTCCATCGGCTCGGTCGCCCGCCTGTCGATCTCGTCGCGGGCCAAGGGAGCGTCCGACGCCCACAGCCTGCTGGTCGAGGGCGGCGCCATGGGCGCCGTCTCCCCCGCCGCCTTCCCTGGCCCGCACGGCGCCCGGGTGGAAGTCCGCGACCTGTTCTACGCCACCCCCGCCCGACTGAAGTTCATGAAGTCCGAGCGGGCCGAGGCCATGGCGATCGCCGAGGAGATCAAGCGCCAGGCCATGGCGCACGAGGCGGTCGGCTTCACCCTCGACCTGGACGGAAAGCGCGTCCTGCGTCTGTCGGCCGAGCATCCGGGGCCGGACGGCCGCTTGGCCCGCCTCGCCGCCGTCCTGGGCCGCGACTTCCAGGACAACGCCATCCTGATCGACCAGGAACGCGAGGGCGTGCGCCTGACGGGCTTCGCCGGCCTGCCCACCTATTCGCGCGGCAACGCCGCCCACCAGTACCTGTTCGTCAACGGCCGCCCGGTGCGTGACCGCCTGCTGCAAGGGGCTTTGCGGGCAGCCTATGCCGACTACCTGGCCCGCGATCGCCACCCGACGGCGGCGCTCTATCTGGAGCTCGACCCGACCCAGGTCGACGTCAACGTCCACCCGGCCAAGGCCGAGGTGCGCTTCCGTGACCCGGCGCTCGTCCGGGGCCTACTGATCGGCGCCCTACGTCACAGCCTGGCCGCCGCCGGCCACCGCGCCTCGACCACCGTGGCCGCCGCCGCGCTCGGCGGCTTCCGCCCGCAGAGCGGCCCGCCGTCCTATGCGCCCTCGCCCGCCGGCTTCTCAGCCTGGGGCGCGGGCGGCTGGACGCCGTCGCCGCAGCCGACCGCTCAGATCCTGCCCGGCCTGACCCAGGTCTCGGCCCGCGTGGAGACCAGCTTCGGCGAGGTGCTGAAGCAAGCGGTCGCCTATGCCGACCAGCCGGCCCCGCCCTCGCAGCCAGGCCATGTCGATCTGATCGACCACCCCCTCGGCGCCGCCCGCGCCCAGCTGCACGAGACCTATGTGGTCGCCCAGACCCGCGACGGCATCGTCATCGTCGATCAGCACGCCGCCCACGAGCGCCTGGTCTATGAGCGCATGAAGGTCGAGATGGCCGGCGGCGGCGTCACCCGCCAGGCCCTGCTCCTGCCCGAGGTGGTGGAGCTCGACCCCGCCGAAGCCGAACGCGTGGTCGCCAAGGCCGACGAGCTGGCCGAGATGGGCCTGATCGTCGAGGGCTTCGGCCCCGGCGCCGTGCTGGTCCGCGAGACCCCCGCCCTGCTGGGCGAGACCGACGCCGGCGCCCTGATCCGCGACATCGCCGACGACCTGTCCGAGAACGGCCAGGCCCTGGCCCTGAAGGAGCGCATGGCCGAGGTCTGCGGCACCATGGCCTGCCACGGCTCCATCCGCGCCGGCCGCCGCCTCACCGGCGAGGAGATGAACGCCCTCCTGCGCCAGATGGAAGCCACCCCCCACTCGGGCCAGTGCAACCACGGCCGCCCGACCTATGTCGAACTGAAGCTGGCGGATATCGAGCGGCTGTTCGGGCGGCGGTGA
- a CDS encoding MerR family transcriptional regulator, protein MGEHTVKQVARMSGVSVRTLHHYDQIGLLKPARVGENGYRWYGREELLRLQQILLHRELEMPLEAIGRLLDAAELDRAATLKAQRAALAAKAERYGRLLRTLDETIASIEGETDMDDKQLYMGFAPEKQAEHEAWLTDRYEAAGALIDGARVKMSRWGKDDYASLQAEIASIETAMVDALRSGLPADSAAVLALMERHHAMVARTWPQPPTREALISLGRMYAEHPDFTARYEALAPGLTEYMGAAMAGYAEARL, encoded by the coding sequence ATGGGCGAGCACACGGTCAAGCAGGTGGCGAGGATGTCGGGCGTCTCGGTCCGCACGCTGCACCACTATGACCAGATCGGCCTGCTCAAGCCCGCGCGCGTGGGAGAGAATGGTTATCGCTGGTACGGGCGGGAGGAGTTGCTGCGCCTGCAGCAGATTCTGCTGCACCGGGAGCTGGAGATGCCGCTGGAGGCCATAGGCCGTCTGCTCGACGCCGCCGAGCTCGACCGTGCTGCGACCCTGAAGGCCCAGCGCGCCGCCCTGGCCGCCAAGGCCGAGCGGTACGGCCGTCTCCTTCGCACGCTGGACGAGACCATCGCCTCCATCGAAGGAGAGACGGATATGGACGACAAGCAGCTGTATATGGGCTTCGCGCCCGAGAAGCAGGCCGAGCATGAGGCCTGGCTTACGGACCGTTACGAAGCGGCGGGCGCGCTGATCGACGGCGCGCGGGTGAAGATGAGCCGGTGGGGCAAGGACGACTACGCCAGCCTGCAGGCCGAGATCGCCAGCATCGAGACCGCCATGGTCGACGCGCTGCGGAGTGGTCTGCCGGCGGACAGCGCGGCGGTCCTGGCGTTGATGGAGCGACACCACGCCATGGTTGCTCGCACCTGGCCCCAGCCGCCGACCCGAGAGGCGCTCATCAGCCTGGGCCGGATGTACGCCGAGCACCCCGACTTCACCGCCCGCTACGAGGCGCTGGCGCCGGGCCTGACGGAGTACATGGGCGCGGCGATGGCGGGGTACGCGGAGGCGCGGCTGTAG
- a CDS encoding VOC family protein → MEMRRGRLIDHVQLRTSDLAASKRFYGALMEVLGVEIVEDDRYFFFDEVWVDEGKPEEITHVHLAFQAADRETVDRFHAAGLKGGGKDNGAPGEREYHPGYYAAFLLDPDGNNIEAVYHGPHERSADAIVLTWDD, encoded by the coding sequence ATGGAAATGCGCCGCGGCCGATTGATCGACCATGTCCAGCTTCGAACCAGTGACCTCGCCGCCTCCAAGCGGTTCTACGGCGCCCTGATGGAGGTGCTGGGCGTCGAGATCGTCGAGGACGACCGCTACTTCTTCTTCGACGAGGTCTGGGTCGACGAGGGCAAGCCCGAGGAGATCACCCACGTCCACCTGGCCTTCCAGGCCGCCGACCGCGAGACGGTGGACCGCTTTCACGCGGCCGGCCTGAAGGGCGGCGGCAAGGACAACGGCGCCCCGGGCGAGCGGGAGTATCACCCAGGCTACTACGCCGCCTTCCTGCTCGACCCGGACGGCAACAACATCGAGGCCGTCTATCACGGCCCGCACGAGCGCTCGGCCGACGCCATCGTGCTGACCTGGGACGACTGA
- a CDS encoding YjhX family toxin, whose protein sequence is MNISKPQQRTLHALAQGGRIQLVRDDRGAIIDAECLSHEGWRLGDCNLAVFKTLKKRGLISSQDGRPYRITREGLHRLRSQLDNRVSAKRW, encoded by the coding sequence TTGAACATCTCCAAGCCGCAGCAAAGAACGCTGCACGCGCTCGCCCAGGGCGGGCGCATCCAACTCGTGCGCGACGACCGTGGCGCGATCATCGACGCCGAATGCCTCAGCCATGAAGGCTGGCGCCTGGGCGACTGCAACCTCGCGGTGTTCAAGACCCTGAAGAAGCGGGGCCTGATCTCCAGCCAGGACGGCCGGCCCTACCGCATCACGCGGGAGGGCCTGCACCGGCTGAGATCGCAGCTCGACAACCGCGTCTCGGCCAAGCGCTGGTGA
- a CDS encoding VOC family protein has translation MQQQVAVITLGVADLARSRRFYCDGFGWSPAFENEEIVFYQMNGFVLGTWLKSALELDMQRRCNSASAPIALAHNVGSEAEVQPLLDQLVAHGGLMLRPGDAPPHGGFRGYVQDPDGHAWEIAWNPAWPISPEGYVTFKA, from the coding sequence ATGCAGCAACAGGTCGCCGTCATCACCCTCGGCGTCGCCGATCTCGCGCGTTCACGCCGGTTCTATTGCGACGGCTTCGGCTGGAGCCCGGCGTTCGAGAACGAGGAGATCGTCTTCTACCAGATGAACGGCTTCGTCCTGGGGACCTGGCTGAAGTCGGCGCTGGAGCTGGACATGCAGCGACGCTGCAACTCCGCCTCCGCCCCTATCGCCCTGGCGCACAATGTCGGCTCGGAGGCCGAGGTGCAGCCGCTGCTCGACCAGCTGGTCGCCCATGGCGGCCTGATGCTGCGGCCCGGCGACGCCCCGCCTCATGGCGGCTTTCGAGGCTATGTCCAAGATCCGGACGGCCACGCCTGGGAAATCGCCTGGAACCCCGCCTGGCCGATCAGCCCGGAGGGGTATGTGACCTTCAAGGCCTAA
- the rsmD gene encoding 16S rRNA (guanine(966)-N(2))-methyltransferase RsmD: protein MRIVSGSFRGKAIAAPEGSATRPTSDRARQAVFNILEHADWSPGLRDLRVIDVFAGSGALGFEAISRGAAFCLFVETDEAARGAIRENVDAFGLFGNTRIHRRDATDLGQRPASAGAPFELAFLDPPYRKGLGEKALAGLLSGGWLAPGAVVMVEKGDDEAAPAVDGFEVLDERKYGAAKVFFLRAV, encoded by the coding sequence ATGCGCATCGTTTCGGGATCATTCCGCGGCAAGGCCATCGCCGCGCCGGAGGGTTCGGCCACGCGGCCGACCTCCGACCGCGCGCGGCAGGCTGTATTCAACATCCTGGAGCACGCCGACTGGTCGCCGGGCCTGAGGGACCTGCGGGTGATCGACGTGTTCGCCGGATCGGGGGCGCTTGGCTTCGAGGCGATCTCGCGCGGGGCCGCCTTCTGCCTGTTCGTGGAGACGGACGAGGCGGCGCGGGGCGCGATCCGCGAGAACGTAGACGCCTTCGGCCTGTTCGGAAACACCCGCATCCACCGCCGCGACGCCACGGATCTGGGCCAGCGCCCGGCCAGCGCCGGCGCGCCGTTCGAGCTGGCCTTCCTCGACCCGCCCTATCGCAAGGGACTGGGCGAGAAGGCGTTGGCGGGCCTGTTGTCCGGCGGCTGGCTGGCCCCCGGCGCGGTGGTCATGGTGGAGAAGGGCGACGACGAGGCCGCCCCCGCCGTGGACGGCTTCGAGGTGCTGGACGAGCGCAAGTACGGCGCGGCGAAGGTGTTCTTCCTGAGAGCGGTTTAG
- a CDS encoding TMEM175 family protein: MSSQARDDKHLHRLILFSDAVFAIAITLLAIEIHPPEEWHGGIAEFFGLMGHKLTAYAVSFAVIGVYWIAHRRSFGRLLRADGVLDVLNLMMLGLLGLLPLGTVLLWEKPSASSSLLYIGLVAAIGVAHAIGWAYAAFIGKLVDPAIRLPARVYVLFSSGLLPGLICALLLFSLAGGAVWGYGLAVLLLVGSNAIQRRLTKTA; this comes from the coding sequence ATGAGCAGCCAAGCGAGAGACGACAAGCATCTTCACCGACTGATCCTGTTTTCGGACGCGGTCTTCGCCATCGCCATCACCTTGCTGGCGATCGAGATCCATCCGCCGGAAGAGTGGCATGGCGGGATCGCCGAGTTCTTCGGCCTGATGGGCCACAAGCTGACGGCCTATGCGGTGAGCTTCGCGGTGATCGGGGTGTACTGGATCGCGCACCGCCGCTCGTTCGGGCGGCTGCTGCGCGCCGACGGCGTGCTGGATGTGCTGAATCTGATGATGCTGGGTCTGCTCGGCCTGCTGCCGCTGGGCACGGTGCTGCTGTGGGAGAAGCCCAGCGCCTCTTCGAGCCTGCTCTATATCGGGCTGGTGGCGGCCATTGGCGTGGCCCACGCGATCGGCTGGGCCTATGCGGCCTTCATCGGCAAGCTGGTCGATCCGGCCATCCGCCTGCCGGCCCGCGTGTACGTGCTGTTCTCCAGCGGGCTGCTGCCCGGACTGATCTGCGCCCTGCTGCTGTTCAGTCTGGCGGGCGGCGCGGTGTGGGGCTACGGCCTCGCGGTCCTGCTGCTGGTCGGGTCGAACGCCATCCAGCGCCGCCTGACCAAGACCGCCTGA